Genomic segment of Rhinoderma darwinii isolate aRhiDar2 chromosome 12, aRhiDar2.hap1, whole genome shotgun sequence:
ATTGTTCTCAGCTCAGGTGTAAGAGATCTGGTCATTGGACATATTGGGTAAGCTGGAAGATTATTTTTCCTATTGTTTATTTTAAAGAAACAAATGGATTCATGTTGGAAAAATTTTATATAAAATGCCTAcattgaaaaaatgtaatttatttttacatgATCTTCGATTTTATCTGCATTTataattgttttaattttatactttttatagAATCCTCctatttaaaaatgtaataacCATTCATTTTGCACTGTAAAATtatctaaaaaaatatttacatttaggAAAAAGTTAAATTATGAATAAGAAATTGTCtacattttcaggaaaaaaaaacacaatgaccATGAACCTCTTCAGATGTCTCTTATTAGTAAGCCTGTATTACCAGCAAACTAAAGCATACGTGAGTGAAGTTTATTTTCAGACTATAACTAgaaatagaaagcaattttttaaatttGAATGTAAATTATATCAACAATTTACTAGTTATGGGATGTCGTATAAAACTGTTAAATAATCTTATTGTCTTTGTGATTACAGGATCAATCTCAAAAGGTTCAAGGTAAGACACTCaccatttacaatttttttataaatttttataagTATTTCGATTTAACGGTAGaattataatttttatatcaaaTCTATCAGAACTATCAACAAGTTATCGagctagaatttatttttatatgggaATAATGTTTCTCTTTTTACTACATTCAGTTTCACTTCTTATTTCTGTAGGATATGACTGCTCAGATATTTGGGAAAGAGATAATGTTACTACCAGTGGAATATACAAGATAAAACCAAAACTAGCTACGTTCTCATTTCCGGTAAGATAGTAAAAAGAATCCTGACTGTTATTTAAgagtaaaaaaaatttacaacttTTAGCCCTTTAAGTACCaacatcatttatatatatatatatttttttaaacacattttacAATTAAAATATTTATGTTCCCATTTAAGGTATTCTGTGAAATGACTGAAAATGGTGGCTGGACTCTTATCCAAAAACATGATGGAGCAGATGGATTAGACTTTGAGAGAATGTGGAAAGAGTATGAAAATGGATTTGGCAAACTTCAAGGTAAATATATTAGTATCATGACAGAACCGGGAAACTCACAGCCCCTTAGACGTGGaagaattcctaaaaaatgttccCCCGCTTTGGAGAATCTCTACAACTACTTTATCACTATTATAAAAGTGACAGTTCTTGGTATTGATGGCGTCCACAGAACTCTGACTGGGAAACACTGAACTGATGTAGAGTGACCCATGGACTAAACCATCACCATTCTATATTTGTTTAGTTATAGCgataaaagaaacaaaaagttGACTAAATTTTACTATTGGTTACTGGGTTATGGAGATGAGTTTCAGTTCTTTGCACCGGGCCTGGATGGGAGTGGAGCTGTACAGGAAAATTTCTGAAGGGGCCTTGCGtcatgattggtgagggtccccaTGATCATATCCCCACCCATCAGCAAGTGACGGCATATCGAAGCGATCACCTACCTACATGGAAACACTCTTTTAATTACTTCTAATATAAATGAAGACTAACCTGTTATTGAATCACGACAATCTCCAATTTATTTCCTGTATATAATTGACTCTTTTTGCTGTTGAAGGTGAACACTGGCTTGGACTCCGGTACATATATCCTCTGACACAGCAGAAAAACAGACCCTCCAAATTGCGCATCAGCATTGGGGACTTTGATGGTAGAGAAGCTTATGCAGAGTACAGTCCCTTCCACATTGGGAATGCGAAAACCTCCTATAAATTGTTAGCAGGAAATTACTCGGGTACAGCTGGTGAGTGGATGgagaataaatacataaaaaatgtcAAAACCAAATATTAAGCAATAAAAGGAAAGACTAAAAATATAATATGTATATTTTCCATTGTAGGAGACGCCTTCCTTGGAGATGCAGAAGTTAACGGGACCAACCAGTACGGCAGCTCATTCAGCACTTGGGATCACGCCACCGATAACTGTCACCCACAATGTCTCTGTGATGACATAATGTTTCTCAGTTGCAGTGAACAATTCAGTGCCGGCTGGTGGTTTAACCAATGTGGATCAGCAAATCTGAATGGAGTTTGGCGCACACCAACAAGACATAGATACTGGGACACTTCTGTGTCGTGGCCAACATGGAAACCCAACGAGTCCTTAAAATTCAGCAAAATGTATCTGATTCACAGTTAGAGGGTGTCCACTATTCGCATGATGGCTAATTTTCTATTATTATACTTATTTATAATCTTTTTATATGTGTTCTCAAATTCTTTAATTTACTATTTGTCTGTCCTACTGTAATAAAGAAAACTGAAATATATTAAAGctttgtcttttttattttttattagaaattaaaagGTCCATGGAGACTTCATTGCCAATCTCTATAGGTCTTGATTATAGACCCTTATGCCCTCCATGTTTTCCCGTTTAGTGCCTCCATAAAGCACAGTATTCTCCCCTAGAGTGGTTGTGAATTTTTCCCCCAGTTTTGGTGCTCCTCCTGGCTGGCTGATAGTGACTTGGTCTAGGTTCTGTAATATCTCAGCTGACTATAAGCCTACGTGCCTCCTCCATCTGAGAACAGTCACCAAAACAAAGGGGATTTCAACCTACGAATCTCAAGCTGTAGAGTCCATGACTACTTGAGGGGGttaagggtaaaaaaaaaccccATTGTTTTGTCTTAAATTTGTGCACTTTACTAATCAGAGTCAATCCTAAAGAAGCCTGACAAGATTCCAGCTTCACTACAAATGTTCCATCCCTTATCTGCCTGCAGACCAGATTTTCCACTTGCTACTCTGTCTGCACACCTTCTAAGAGTATACTGGTCAGGATGCATACGCTCCCCCTGGAAGCACTTCCCAGAAAGTCTCTTGATATCTCTTCCACGGGATTCCCTCCCTGTTTCCATGATAATATGCAGGTTACAATACTAGAAACCTGCTGTAACAGCACACCCTGTGGTTTGGCATGGTATTACAAGTTTTAGGCAAGATTGACAGCTTAGTTttaaattcatttaaaaaaagtattggataaaaaaaatagacgtttTATGCCCTCGAACACACCGGTAATACATAACTTATCTGCATttcataatgaaaaaaataaatgcaaaagcATTATTGAGGGTTCACCTACAGCATTCTCTCATTGAAAGTTACTGAAACTGAGGGCACAACTTACAATCATATAGGGCAACACTACATAGTAGATTCAAATAACTTTATTGGTACTCAATTAACCCCTTCTCCACGCTGACATTTTTTCCACTCTTCGTctccaagggccataacttttttatttttccattgacataggcCATAGCcatacaagggcttgttttttcaaagacaagctgtcgtttttttACTGGAACCgccacatatatacaagaatataactactataatactgccccctatgtacaagaatataattactataatactgcccccaggaatagaactactataatactgctcttatatacaataatataactactgtaatactaccccctatatacaagaatatacctactataatactgccccctatatacaagaatataactactataatactgccccctatttacaagaatataactactataatgctgcctcctatatacaagaatataactactataatactgctcctatatacaagaatataactactataatactgccccctatttacaagaatataactactataatgctgcctcctatatacaagaatataactactataatactgctcctatatacaagaatataactactataatactgccccctatataaaagaatttaactactataatactgccccaatatacaagaatataactactataatactgctcatatatataaaagaatataactactataatactgcccctatgtacaaggatataactactataatactgctcttatatacaagaatataactactataatattgcccctatatagaagaatataactactataatactgctgctccctatatacaagaatataactactataatactgccactatatacaagaatataactactataatactgcccctatatagaagaatataactactataatactgctgctccctatatagaagaatataactactataatactgccccctatatacaagaatataactactataatactgcccctatatacaagaatataactactataatactgctcctatataaaagaatatatctactataatactaccccctatatacaagaatataactactataatactgctccctatatacaagaaaataactactacaatactgccccctacatacaagaatataactgctataatactgaccttatatacaataatataactactataacactgctccctatatacaagactataactgctataatactacccctatataaaagaatataactactataattctgccccctatatacacaagaaaataactactataatactgcccctatatacaagaatataactactataatagtgccccatatatacaagaatataactactataatactgctcctatatacaagaatataactactatattacttcctcatatatacaagaacatatctactataatagtgccccctttatacaagaatataactactattatactgccccctatatacaggaatataactactataatactgcctcctatatccaagaatataactactataatactgctcctatatacaagaatataactactataatactgcccctatatacaataatataactactataatactgcccctatatacaagaatataactactataatactgctccctatatacaagaatatatctactataatactgctcctatatacaagaatatatctactataatactaccccctatatacaagaatataactactataatactgctccctatatacaagaatataactactataatactgctcctatatacaagaatatatctactttaatactgctcttatatacaagaatataattactataatactgcccctatatacaagaatataacttctataatactgcctcctatatacaagaatataactactataatagtgccccctttatacaagaatataactactattatactgccccctatatacaggaatagaactactataatactgcctcctatatccaagaatattactactataatactgctcctatatacaagaatataactactataatactgcccctatatacaagaatataactactataatactgctccctatatacaagaatataactactataatactgcccctatatacaagaatataactactataatactgctccctatatacaagaatatatctactataatactgctctatatacaagaatatatctactataatactaccccctatatacaagaatataactactataatactgctccctatatacaagaatataactactataatactgctcctatatacaagaatatatctactataatactaccccctatatacaagaatataactactataatactgctccctatatacaagaatataactactataatactgtcccctatatacaataatataactactataatgctgcccctatatacaagaatataactactataatactgctcctatatacaagaatatatctactataatactacccctatgtacaagaatataactactataatactgcccctatatacaagaatataactactataatactgctcctatatacaagaatatatctactataatactgcccctatatacaagaatataactactataatactgctcctatatacaagaatatatctactataatactaccccctatatacaagaatataactactataatactgctccctatatacaagaatataactactataatactgcccctatatacaataatataactactataatgctgcccctatatacaagaatataactactataatactgctcctttatacaagaatatatctactataatactacccctatgtacaagaatataactactataatactgcccctatatacaagaatataactactataatactgctcctatatacaagaatatatctactataatactgcccctatatacaagaatataactactataatactgcccctatatacaagaatataactactataatactgcccttatatacaagaatata
This window contains:
- the LOC142665020 gene encoding fibrinogen-like protein 1, producing MNLFRCLLLVSLYYQQTKAYDQSQKVQGYDCSDIWERDNVTTSGIYKIKPKLATFSFPVFCEMTENGGWTLIQKHDGADGLDFERMWKEYENGFGKLQGEHWLGLRYIYPLTQQKNRPSKLRISIGDFDGREAYAEYSPFHIGNAKTSYKLLAGNYSGTAGDAFLGDAEVNGTNQYGSSFSTWDHATDNCHPQCLCDDIMFLSCSEQFSAGWWFNQCGSANLNGVWRTPTRHRYWDTSVSWPTWKPNESLKFSKMYLIHS